A window from Citrus sinensis cultivar Valencia sweet orange chromosome 5, DVS_A1.0, whole genome shotgun sequence encodes these proteins:
- the LOC102607810 gene encoding transcription initiation factor TFIID subunit 13-like isoform X2 encodes MSNPSAGQSSKSKAGSSQPCETTSFKRKRGVFQKDLQHMMYGFGDDPNAHKAQDLGSKRGKLSVEDFLYLIRKDPPKLNRCTELLSMQEELKQARKAFEVDEEKLASIE; translated from the exons ATGAGCAACCCTTCTGCGGGACAATCCTCAAAATCAAAAGCGGGATCCTCGCAGCCCTGTGAAACAACTTCATTTAAGCGCAAGCGAGGAGTCTTTCAAAAAGATC TCCAGCACATGATGTATGGTTTTGGCGATGATCCTAAT GCACACAAAGCGCAAGATCTTGGTTCAAAGAGAGGAAAGTTATCTGTTGAAGATTTTCTTTATCTAATTCGAAAG GACCCACCGAAACTTAACCGCTGTACAGAATTATTGTCCATGCAAGAGGAGCTGAAGCAAGCAAGAAAAGCTTTTGAGGTAGACGAAGAGAAGCTGGCGTCTATAGAGTGA
- the LOC102607810 gene encoding transcription initiation factor TFIID subunit 13-like isoform X1: MSNPSAGQSSKSKAGSSQPCETTSFKRKRGVFQKDLQHMMYGFGDDPNPLPETVALVEDIVVEYVSDLAHKAQDLGSKRGKLSVEDFLYLIRKDPPKLNRCTELLSMQEELKQARKAFEVDEEKLASIE; this comes from the exons ATGAGCAACCCTTCTGCGGGACAATCCTCAAAATCAAAAGCGGGATCCTCGCAGCCCTGTGAAACAACTTCATTTAAGCGCAAGCGAGGAGTCTTTCAAAAAGATC TCCAGCACATGATGTATGGTTTTGGCGATGATCCTAAT CCACTTCCAGAAACTGTAGCGCTTGTGGAGGACATAGTTGTGGAGTATGTCTCAGATTTG GCACACAAAGCGCAAGATCTTGGTTCAAAGAGAGGAAAGTTATCTGTTGAAGATTTTCTTTATCTAATTCGAAAG GACCCACCGAAACTTAACCGCTGTACAGAATTATTGTCCATGCAAGAGGAGCTGAAGCAAGCAAGAAAAGCTTTTGAGGTAGACGAAGAGAAGCTGGCGTCTATAGAGTGA